A single genomic interval of Vulpes vulpes isolate BD-2025 chromosome 3, VulVul3, whole genome shotgun sequence harbors:
- the POLR2H gene encoding DNA-directed RNA polymerases I, II, and III subunit RPABC3, with protein MAGILFEDIFDVKDIDPEGKKFDRVSRLHCESESFKMDLILDVNIQIYPVDLGDKFRLVIASTLYEDGTLDDGEYNPTDDRPSRADQFEYVMYGKVYRIEGDETSTEAATRLSAYVSYGGLLMRLQGDANNLHGFEVDSRVYLLMKKLAF; from the exons ATGGCGGGCATCCTGTTTGAGGATATTTTCGATGTGAAAGACATTGACCCGGAGGGCAAGAAGTTTGACCGAG TGTCTCGGCTACATTGTGAGAGTGAATCTTTCAAAATGGACCTGATCTTAGATGTAAACATTCAGATTTACCCTGTAGACTTGG GTGACAAGTTCCGGTTGGTCATAGCCAGTACATTATATGAAGATGGTACCCTGGATGACGGTGAATACAACCCCACAGATGATAGGCCTTCCAG GGCTGACCAGTTTGAGTATGTAATGTATGGGAAAGTATACAGAATTGAGGGCGACGAAACTTCTACTGAAGCAGCAACGCGTCT CTCTGCCTATGTGTCCTATGGTGGCCTGCTCATGAGGCTGCAGGGTGATGCCAACAACCTGCATGGATTTGAAGTGGATTCCAGAGTTTATCTGCTGATGAAGAAACTGGCATTCTGA